A portion of the Chiloscyllium plagiosum isolate BGI_BamShark_2017 chromosome 48, ASM401019v2, whole genome shotgun sequence genome contains these proteins:
- the LOC122544424 gene encoding probable G-protein coupled receptor 83 isoform X1: protein MANESAFSRDDLLQPDGTFNESTFSNVSLELLRNLIHSVRHSTGSQSLTVRALLIGAYTLTITVSLFGNLLVCQVLLKNKRVNTATGLFITNLAIADLMITLLNTPFTLVRFVNSTWIFGKTMCHVSRFAQYCSLHVSALTLTAIALDRYQAIVHPLKPRMSVPRGIICVAGIWVLASCFSLPHAIYQRLFRFVYRETTVRSLCVPAFPQPSDVVWKYLDLATFGLLYALPLLAITIAYTAVAKKLWLRNAVGDITLEQYAAQRHKKKKTIKMMMLVVVVFAICWSPLNCYVVLISSQLIQSSNALYFTFHWLATSSTCYNPFIYCWLNDRFRSELRALAGRCCGPRSSEAKMVAPVSHRAIRRAWPEDQCSPPDALMGSNLPGPLGNSGGVSTNPSSPRNL, encoded by the exons ATGGCTAACGAATCTGCCTTCTCCCGGGACGATCTCCTTCAGCCGGACGGAACCTTCAACGAGTCCACCTTCAGCAACGTCTCCCTGGAGCTGCTGAGGAACCTCATCCACTCGGTCCGGCACAGTACGGGCTCTCAGAGCCTGACGGTCAGGGCATTACTGATCGGCGCTTACACACTCACCATCACCGTCTCCCTATTCGGAAACCTCCTGGTGTGCCAAGTATTGCTGAAGAACAAGAGAGTGAACACAGCAACTGGCCTCTTCATCACCAACCTGGCCATAGCAGACCTGATGATAACCCTGCTCAACACCCCCTTCACTCTG GTCCGGTTTGTGAACAGCACCTGGATCTTTGGCAAGACTATGTGCCACGTCAGTCGTTTCGCCCAGTACTGCTCGCTCCACGTCTCCGCACTGACTCTGACCGCCATCGCCCTGGACAGGTACCAG GCGATTGTGCATCCTCTGAAGCCTCGCATGTCGGTTCCCCGGGGTATCATCTGCGTCGCTGGCATCTGGGTCCTGGCCTCCTGCTTCTCGCTGCCTCACGCTATTTACCAGAGGCTCTTCCGCTTTGTGTACAG GGAGACAACAGTCCGGAGCCTTTGCGTTCCCGCTTTCCCGCAGCCCTCCGACGTGGTCTGGAAGTACTTGGATCTGGCCACCTTTGGCCTGCTGTACGCTCTGCCGCTGTTGGCCATCACCATAGCCTACACCGCGGTGGCCAAGAAACTGTGGCTGAGGAACGCCGTCGGGGACATCACCCTGGAGCAGTATGCTGCCCAGCGCCACAAGAAGAAGAAGACCATTAAGATGATGATGCTGGTGGTGGTGGTCTTTGCCATTTGCTGGTCGCCCCTCAACTGCTACGTGGTACTCATCTCCAGTCAGCTCATCCAGAGCAGCAATGCCCTCTATTTCACCTTCCACTGGCTTGCCACCAGCAGTACCTGCTATAACCCCTTCATCTACTGTTGGCTCAACGACCGCTTTCGCTCCGAGTTGAGGGCGCTGGCCGGCCGGTGCTGCGGGCCGAGGAGCTCGGAAGCCAAGATGGTGGCCCCCGTCTCCCACAGGGCAATTCGGAGGGCCTGGCCAGAGGATCAGTGCAGTCCTCCTGACGCACTGATGGGATCCAACCTGCCAGGCCCGTTGGGCAACAGCGGAGGTGTAAGT
- the LOC122544424 gene encoding probable G-protein coupled receptor 83 isoform X2 → MANESAFSRDDLLQPDGTFNESTFSNVSLELLRNLIHSVRHSTGSQSLTVRALLIGAYTLTITVSLFGNLLVCQVLLKNKRVNTATGLFITNLAIADLMITLLNTPFTLVRFVNSTWIFGKTMCHVSRFAQYCSLHVSALTLTAIALDRYQAIVHPLKPRMSVPRGIICVAGIWVLASCFSLPHAIYQRLFRFVYRETTVRSLCVPAFPQPSDVVWKYLDLATFGLLYALPLLAITIAYTAVAKKLWLRNAVGDITLEQYAAQRHKKKKTIKMMMLVVVVFAICWSPLNCYVVLISSQLIQSSNALYFTFHWLATSSTCYNPFIYCWLNDRFRSELRALAGRCCGPRSSEAKMVAPVSHRAIRRAWPEDQCSPPDALMGSNLPGPLGNSGGTNPSSPRNL, encoded by the exons ATGGCTAACGAATCTGCCTTCTCCCGGGACGATCTCCTTCAGCCGGACGGAACCTTCAACGAGTCCACCTTCAGCAACGTCTCCCTGGAGCTGCTGAGGAACCTCATCCACTCGGTCCGGCACAGTACGGGCTCTCAGAGCCTGACGGTCAGGGCATTACTGATCGGCGCTTACACACTCACCATCACCGTCTCCCTATTCGGAAACCTCCTGGTGTGCCAAGTATTGCTGAAGAACAAGAGAGTGAACACAGCAACTGGCCTCTTCATCACCAACCTGGCCATAGCAGACCTGATGATAACCCTGCTCAACACCCCCTTCACTCTG GTCCGGTTTGTGAACAGCACCTGGATCTTTGGCAAGACTATGTGCCACGTCAGTCGTTTCGCCCAGTACTGCTCGCTCCACGTCTCCGCACTGACTCTGACCGCCATCGCCCTGGACAGGTACCAG GCGATTGTGCATCCTCTGAAGCCTCGCATGTCGGTTCCCCGGGGTATCATCTGCGTCGCTGGCATCTGGGTCCTGGCCTCCTGCTTCTCGCTGCCTCACGCTATTTACCAGAGGCTCTTCCGCTTTGTGTACAG GGAGACAACAGTCCGGAGCCTTTGCGTTCCCGCTTTCCCGCAGCCCTCCGACGTGGTCTGGAAGTACTTGGATCTGGCCACCTTTGGCCTGCTGTACGCTCTGCCGCTGTTGGCCATCACCATAGCCTACACCGCGGTGGCCAAGAAACTGTGGCTGAGGAACGCCGTCGGGGACATCACCCTGGAGCAGTATGCTGCCCAGCGCCACAAGAAGAAGAAGACCATTAAGATGATGATGCTGGTGGTGGTGGTCTTTGCCATTTGCTGGTCGCCCCTCAACTGCTACGTGGTACTCATCTCCAGTCAGCTCATCCAGAGCAGCAATGCCCTCTATTTCACCTTCCACTGGCTTGCCACCAGCAGTACCTGCTATAACCCCTTCATCTACTGTTGGCTCAACGACCGCTTTCGCTCCGAGTTGAGGGCGCTGGCCGGCCGGTGCTGCGGGCCGAGGAGCTCGGAAGCCAAGATGGTGGCCCCCGTCTCCCACAGGGCAATTCGGAGGGCCTGGCCAGAGGATCAGTGCAGTCCTCCTGACGCACTGATGGGATCCAACCTGCCAGGCCCGTTGGGCAACAGCGGAGGT